The following proteins come from a genomic window of Populus nigra chromosome 6, ddPopNigr1.1, whole genome shotgun sequence:
- the LOC133697177 gene encoding receptor protein kinase-like protein ZAR1 codes for MFSLILLLLALFNCHSLVSCLNNEGYALLSFKQSIYEDPEGSLSNWNSSDDNPCSWNGVTCKDFKVMSVSIPKKRLYGFLPSALGSLSDLRHVNLRNNRFSGSLPAELFQAQGLQSLVLYGNSLSGSLPNQFGKLKYLQTLDLSQNFFNGSIPTSFVLCKRLRALDLSQNNFTGSLPVGFGASLVSLEKLDLSFNKFNGSIPSDMGNLSSLQGTADLSHNLFTGSIPASLGNLPEKVYIDLTYNNLSGPIPQTGALMNRGPTAFIGNPGLCGPPLKNPCSSDTDGAAAPSSIPFLPNNSPPQDSDNNGRKSEKGRGLSKTAVVAIIVSDVIGICLVGLLFSYCYSRVCQRSKDRDGNSYGFEKGGKKRRECFCFRKDESETLSENVEQYDLVPLDAQVAFDLDELLKASAFVLGKSGIGIVYKVVLEDGHTLAVRRLGEGGSQRFKEFQTEVEAIGKLRHPNIVILRAYYWSVDEKLLIYDYIPNGSLATALHGKPGMVSYTPLSWSGRLKIIKGIAKGLVYLHEFSPKKYVHGDLKPSNVLLGQNMEPHISDFGLGRLATIAGGSPTLESNRIASEKPQERQQKGAPSSEVATVSSTNLGSYYQAPEALKVLKPSQKWDVYSYGVILLEMITGRSSMVHVGTSEMYLVHWIQLCIEEQKPLADVLDPYLAPDVDKEEEIIAVLKIAMACVHSSPERRPTMRHVSDVFNRLAMSSD; via the exons atgttttctttgattttgctgCTTCTTGCTCTCTTTAACTGTCATAGTCTAGTGAGTTGTTTGAATAATGAAGGGTACGCACTTTTGTCATTTAAGCAGTCCATTTATGAAGACCCAGAAGGGTCTTTGAGTAACTGGAACTCCTCCGATGATAACCCCTGTTCATGGAATGGGGTTACATGCAAGGACTTTAAAGTTATGTCTGTTAGCATTCCAAAGAAGAGACTTTATGGGTTTCTTCCTTCTGCTCTGGGGTCACTCTCTGACCTTAGACATGTAAATTTGAGGAATAACAGGTTCTCTGGTAGTTTGCCTGCTGAGCTCTTTCAAGCTCAAGGGCTACAAAGTTTGGTCCTTTATGGTAATTCCTTATCTGGGTCTTTGCCAAATCAATTTGGCAAGCTTAAGTACCTTCAAACCTTGGATTTATCCCAGAATTTCTTCAATGGGTCTATACCCACATCATTTGTTCTATGCAAGAGACTTAGGGCCCTTGATCTTAGCCAAAACAATTTCACTGGTTCTTTGCCAGTTGGGTTTGGTGCTAGTTTGGTTTCTCTTGAAAAACTTGAtctttcatttaataaattcaatggtTCAATTCCTAGTGATATGGGAAATTTGTCTAGCTTACAAGGAACTGCTGACTTGTCACACAATCTCTTTACTGGTTCAATCCCAGCTAGCCTTGGAAACCTTCCTGAGAAGGTTTATATTGATCTAACTTATAACAATTTGAGTGGTCCAATACCTCAAACCGGTGCTCTAATGAACAGAGGACCAACAGCATTTATTGGAAACCCTGGTCTCTGTGGCCCTCCATTGAAAAATCCATGTTCTTCAGACACCGATGGTGCAGCTGCACCTTCATCAATCCCTTTTCTGCCTAACAACTCTCCCCCTCAAGATTCAGATAACAATGGCAGAAAGAGTGAGAAAGGAAGAGGACTGAGTAAGACTGCTGTTGTTGCAATAATTGTTAGTGATGTCATCGGAATTTGCCTTGTTGGATTGTTGTTTTCGTATTGTTATTCAAGGGTTTGTCAGCGTAGTAAGGATAGGGATGGGAATAGTTATGGTTTTGAGAAGGGagggaagaaaaggagagagtgCTTTTGCTTTAGGAAGGATGAGTCCGAGACTCTATCTGAGAACGTGGAGCAGTATGATCTCGTGCCACTAGATGCGCAGGTGGCTTTTGATTTGGATGAGCTGCTTAAGGCATCGGCTTTTGTTTTAGGGAAGAGTGGAATTGGAATTGTTTACAAAGTTGTGCTTGAAGATGGGCATACTTTAGCTGTGAGAAGATTGGGCGAGGGGGGCTCTCAAAGATTTAAGGAATTCCAAACAGAAGTGGAAGCAATTGGCAAGCTAAGGCATCCTAATATTGTAATTCTCAGAGCGTATTACTGGTCTGTTGATGAGAAGTTGCTCATCTATGATTACATACCGAATGGGAGTCTTGCCACAGCACTTCATG GGAAGCCTGGAATGGTGTCATATACCCCATTATCATGGTCTGGTCGGTTGAAAATCATAAAAGGAATTGCAAAGGGCTTGGTTTATCTTCACGAATTCAGCcctaaaaaatatgttcatgGAGATCTGAAGCCAAGTAATGTACTTCTTGGACAGAACATGGAACCACACATTTCTGATTTTGGGCTTGGACGACTCGCTACCATTGCTGGAGGGTCCCCAACCCTGGAATCTAATCGAATTGCCTCAGAGAAACCGCAAGAGAGACAACAAAAGGGTGCGCCAAGCTCAGAAGTTGCAACTGTTTCATCTACAAACTTGGGATCTTATTACCAGGCTCCTGAAGcactaaaagttttaaaaccatCACAGAAATGGGATGTTTACTCTTATGGAGTTATCCTACTAGAAATGATCACAGGAAGATCGTCAATGGTCCATGTTGGTACCTCTGAGATGTATCTCGTTCACTGGATTCAGCTTTGCATTGAAGAGCAGAAACCACTTGCAGATGTCTTAGACCCTTATTTGGCTCCAGATGTGGATAAGGAAGAAGAGATTATTGCAGTTTTGAAGATTGCAATGGCTTGTGTTCATAGCAGCCCAGAGAGGAGGCCTACGATGAGGCATGTCTCTGATGTTTTTAACAGATTGGCTATGTCTTCTGATTAA
- the LOC133695972 gene encoding auxin-responsive protein IAA34, protein MDSNASGFILNPPALHSTYYQPREDDGIIDLGLSLRTLQPEAYHPSGHRMPLAEGVQSKDRWAYVKVNMDGVIVGRKICILDHGGYSSLALQLEHMFGRQSASGLMLFQAGSEFCLFYKDREENWRTVGDVPWKEFVESVKRLRIARKSEPLLPYSPAFS, encoded by the exons ATGGATTCTAATGCATCAGGCTTCATTCTAAACCCTCCAGCTCTTCACTCTACTTACTATCAGCCTAGGGAAGATGATGGTATTATTGATCTGGGTCTCAGTCTCAGAACTTTGCAGCCTGAGGCTTATCATCCATCTGGACATCGTATGCCCCTT GCAGAGGGAGTTCAGAGCAAAGACAGGTGGGCTTATGTGAAGGTAAACATGGATGGGGTGATTGTTGGCAGGAAAATATGCATACTAGATCATGGTGGTTACTCAAGCCTCGCACTTCAGCTCGAACACATGTTTG GAAGACAATCTGCATCTGGGTTAATGCTGTTCCAAGCAGGTTCTGAATTCTGCCTGTTCTATAAGGACAGAGAGGAGAATTGGAGAACCGTTGGTGATGTTCCTTGGAA GGAGTTTGTAGAAAGCGTCAAGCGGCTGAGGATTGCACGAAAAAGCGAACCTCTTCTTCCATATTCACCGGCCTTCTCCTGA